Proteins encoded in a region of the Cytobacillus pseudoceanisediminis genome:
- a CDS encoding DUF4822 domain-containing protein, producing the protein MNKKAKAITSILLGFTLVATGCSAGANAQENHSKQKQEQVVKETKKDHKLTKGQEMANILSGTNWQGTRVYDKNKNDLTKENANFIGLAKYDVKSGRYEFFDAETGESRGDKGTFFITNDGKKRILISESMNYQAVVEMTKLNKDIFTYKRIGKDAKGNDVEVFVEHIPYKENELSFTDPNKQLDAVTGDIVKDIDGDKILGSTLWNGTKVLDEDGNDVTKYNTMFISLAKFDDKTNQYEFFNLETGKSRGDFGYFDIVNENKIRAHVSIGANKYGAALELTELNKNKFTYKRTGKDKDGKDITVFVEHEPYKGDFKPKFTK; encoded by the coding sequence ATGAACAAAAAAGCAAAAGCAATAACATCCATACTTCTTGGATTTACATTAGTAGCAACGGGGTGCAGCGCTGGTGCAAATGCCCAGGAAAATCATAGTAAGCAGAAGCAAGAACAAGTGGTTAAAGAGACTAAAAAGGATCATAAATTAACCAAAGGACAGGAAATGGCTAACATTCTCAGCGGCACAAATTGGCAAGGTACAAGAGTGTATGACAAAAATAAGAACGACTTAACAAAAGAGAATGCAAACTTCATAGGTCTTGCGAAATATGATGTGAAATCAGGAAGATATGAATTTTTCGATGCGGAGACAGGCGAAAGCCGTGGCGACAAGGGAACCTTCTTTATTACCAATGATGGGAAGAAAAGAATATTAATTTCAGAATCAATGAATTATCAAGCTGTTGTCGAAATGACAAAACTAAATAAAGATATTTTTACTTATAAAAGAATAGGGAAAGATGCTAAAGGCAACGACGTAGAGGTATTTGTTGAACATATTCCCTATAAAGAAAATGAGCTTTCTTTTACTGATCCCAACAAGCAGCTGGACGCTGTTACGGGGGATATCGTTAAAGATATAGATGGAGATAAAATTTTAGGCAGTACCCTCTGGAACGGAACAAAGGTATTAGATGAAGACGGCAATGATGTAACAAAGTATAATACGATGTTTATAAGTCTGGCAAAGTTTGATGACAAAACGAATCAATACGAATTTTTCAATCTTGAAACAGGGAAAAGCCGCGGTGATTTTGGCTACTTCGATATTGTGAACGAAAATAAAATAAGAGCCCATGTTTCAATTGGGGCTAATAAGTATGGTGCAGCGCTTGAACTTACCGAACTTAATAAGAATAAATTTACTTATAAAAGAACGGGTAAAGACAAAGATGGCAAAGATATAACTGTGTTTGTTGAACATGAACCTTATAAGGGTGATTTTAAACCGAAATTCACTAAATAA
- a CDS encoding ankyrin repeat domain-containing protein, translating into MRRWLTIVIGGVILLQGCVSDNNADTKTQEKEVREDMDMSEPLLQAAERRETETIKRLIEEGADLNKKDSDGRTATMIATYNNDVETAKILIKAGADVNIQDNMKNNPFLYAGAEGYVEILKLTIEAGADPVIINRYGGTALIPAAEHGHIDAIKELLNKTDIDVSHVNDLGWTALLEAIILNNGNVKQQQTVQLLIDHGADVNTPDRKNVTPLQHAREKGFKEIEQILLRAGAK; encoded by the coding sequence ATGAGGAGGTGGCTAACAATAGTGATTGGAGGCGTTATTCTCCTTCAAGGCTGTGTCTCAGATAATAATGCAGATACAAAAACACAGGAAAAAGAGGTACGGGAAGATATGGATATGAGTGAACCATTGCTTCAAGCTGCAGAGCGCAGGGAAACAGAAACAATAAAGAGATTGATTGAGGAAGGTGCTGATCTAAATAAAAAGGACTCAGACGGACGAACTGCTACTATGATTGCAACTTACAATAATGATGTCGAAACCGCCAAAATCCTGATTAAAGCGGGGGCTGACGTCAATATTCAGGATAACATGAAAAACAACCCTTTCTTATATGCAGGCGCAGAAGGATACGTTGAAATTCTTAAGCTTACGATCGAAGCAGGTGCGGATCCGGTGATAATTAACCGGTATGGTGGAACTGCATTGATCCCTGCTGCAGAACATGGCCATATAGATGCCATCAAGGAACTTCTCAACAAGACTGATATTGATGTAAGTCATGTAAATGATCTCGGCTGGACAGCTTTATTAGAAGCAATTATTTTGAATAATGGAAATGTAAAACAGCAGCAAACTGTGCAATTACTAATCGATCACGGGGCGGATGTGAATACTCCGGATAGAAAGAATGTTACTCCTCTGCAGCATGCACGTGAGAAAGGGTTTAAAGAGATTGAACAGATTTTGTTAAGAGCAGGAGCAAAATAG
- a CDS encoding response regulator transcription factor, producing MKKILLIEDDISIAELQRDYLEINKFRVDIQHSGEEGLQKALQEHYDLIILDIMLPGVNGFEICKQIRAVKNIPILFVSAKKEDIDKIRGLGLGADDYITKPFSPSELVARVKAHLERYERLAGKQTQTNTIFVHGITIDKSARKVYIDGEETPFTTKEFDLLVFLLMHPNQVLSKEQLYEKIWGLESAADVSTVTVHIRKIRGKIEGDPAQPKFLETVWGAGYRFNV from the coding sequence ATGAAAAAAATATTGCTTATTGAAGATGACATTAGTATTGCAGAATTGCAAAGAGATTATTTAGAAATAAATAAGTTTCGTGTCGATATTCAACATTCTGGTGAGGAAGGACTCCAAAAGGCTCTTCAAGAACACTATGATTTAATTATTTTGGACATCATGCTTCCAGGAGTAAATGGGTTTGAAATATGTAAACAAATACGCGCAGTTAAAAACATTCCTATCTTGTTTGTGTCAGCCAAAAAGGAAGATATCGATAAAATTCGGGGTCTCGGCTTAGGGGCAGACGATTATATTACCAAGCCTTTTAGTCCGAGTGAACTGGTAGCCAGAGTGAAAGCACATTTAGAGCGATATGAACGTTTAGCAGGAAAACAGACTCAAACAAATACAATTTTCGTACATGGGATCACAATTGATAAGTCAGCACGTAAAGTTTATATTGACGGAGAAGAAACTCCGTTTACAACAAAGGAATTTGATTTATTAGTATTTCTTCTAATGCATCCAAATCAAGTATTGAGCAAAGAACAGCTTTATGAAAAGATTTGGGGGCTGGAGTCAGCTGCAGATGTTTCAACAGTCACCGTTCATATTAGAAAAATACGAGGGAAAATTGAAGGAGACCCTGCACAGCCGAAATTCCTGGAAACCGTTTGGGGAGCCGGTTATCGATTCAATGTTTAA
- a CDS encoding sensor histidine kinase, translating into MSIKMRFLLSYIGVILFSITLLLAAGFLIIFAITGDVRSIEHLYKKTYIQKPLTTVEESVFLDLKLFAKNNPKQLLNEKELKKIEKEDIDIVVRKGTKVEYASHALDKQALVKSLPGFEETNINTRDTIKLNDYFFTYVKFDFYFPDKSEGSVFVLRKASSYAEVIRELFPILSGLLLFLFIMIIGILNYLVSRSIIKPISVLKEGAERIKSGDLNFEIGAVSNDEIGQLNRAFEEMRIKLKESIDLQLRYEENRKELLANISHDLKTPITSIIGYVEGIKDGVANTPQKMEKYLSTVHFKAKDMDSLIDELFLFSKLDLKKEPFHFETVELDKYMKDYAEELYLDLLQQGIHLELHLLNKPIFVKVDREKLKRVLANLISNCVKYMNKDRKKISISLHDRLGDVIVKVEDNGQGIEPSALPNIFERFYRAEQSRSSETGGSGLGLAIAKQIILEHRGEIWASSEMGKGTSVFFSLKKGEKI; encoded by the coding sequence ATGTCCATTAAAATGAGGTTTCTGCTGTCTTATATTGGAGTGATTCTTTTTTCGATCACTTTATTATTGGCAGCAGGTTTTTTAATTATTTTTGCCATAACAGGTGATGTAAGATCTATAGAGCATCTTTACAAAAAAACATATATACAAAAACCTTTGACAACAGTTGAAGAAAGTGTGTTTCTCGATTTAAAGCTTTTTGCTAAAAATAATCCGAAACAGCTCCTAAATGAAAAGGAGCTTAAAAAGATTGAGAAAGAGGATATCGACATTGTTGTTAGAAAAGGCACAAAAGTTGAGTACGCTTCCCATGCTCTTGACAAACAGGCATTGGTTAAATCCCTTCCAGGTTTTGAAGAAACAAATATCAATACTCGAGATACGATTAAACTCAACGACTATTTTTTTACCTATGTAAAGTTTGATTTTTATTTTCCGGATAAAAGTGAAGGAAGTGTTTTCGTATTAAGGAAGGCCAGTTCCTATGCTGAGGTCATTAGAGAATTGTTTCCTATTTTATCAGGACTTTTACTGTTTCTGTTTATTATGATTATTGGTATATTAAATTATTTAGTCTCACGAAGCATTATTAAACCTATCTCAGTTCTTAAAGAAGGTGCTGAAAGAATAAAATCAGGAGATTTAAATTTTGAAATCGGAGCTGTTTCAAATGATGAAATCGGACAATTAAATAGAGCATTTGAGGAAATGAGAATTAAACTAAAAGAATCGATAGACCTCCAGCTTCGGTATGAAGAAAATCGAAAAGAGCTTCTGGCCAATATTTCGCATGATTTGAAGACACCTATCACATCGATTATTGGATATGTTGAGGGGATAAAAGATGGTGTAGCCAATACCCCTCAGAAGATGGAAAAGTATTTGTCGACTGTTCACTTTAAAGCAAAAGACATGGATTCATTAATTGATGAGCTTTTCTTATTTTCCAAGCTGGATTTGAAAAAAGAACCATTCCATTTCGAAACTGTCGAACTGGATAAATATATGAAAGACTATGCAGAAGAACTTTATTTGGATTTACTTCAGCAAGGAATCCATTTGGAGCTTCATCTTTTGAATAAACCAATCTTCGTGAAAGTGGATAGAGAGAAATTGAAACGAGTATTGGCCAACTTAATAAGTAATTGTGTTAAATATATGAATAAAGACAGGAAGAAGATTTCTATTTCTCTTCATGATCGATTAGGCGATGTAATTGTTAAAGTCGAAGACAATGGGCAAGGGATAGAACCTTCTGCCTTGCCAAATATTTTTGAACGTTTTTACCGTGCAGAACAATCAAGAAGTTCCGAGACAGGCGGAAGCGGCTTAGGACTTGCGATCGCGAAACAAATAATTTTGGAGCATAGAGGGGAAATCTGGGCTTCAAGCGAGATGGGTAAAGGTACAAGTGTATTCTTTTCCCTAAAGAAAGGTGAAAAAATATGA
- a CDS encoding ArsR/SmtB family transcription factor — protein MNMNSNVAKVASLVSEPSRAAILTALLDGRYHTVNELAHMARIKPQTASFHLKKMLDAQVVSAEKQGRHRYYGIMNQEVAQVMESFLSIAPAAEIKSFKHASEDKAIRFARTCYDHLAGNLGVQITESLKRKGFIAEENDTFSVTEDGIAFFHSMQIDLTSLKKKRRSFSHKCLDWSERRHHLAGALGNAILEKFLERNWIQRIPKTRAIKITPQGMKGFKENFAIDLDRK, from the coding sequence ATGAATATGAATTCAAATGTAGCAAAAGTCGCTTCTCTGGTCAGTGAACCAAGTCGGGCAGCCATACTGACCGCCTTATTGGATGGCCGGTATCACACTGTAAATGAACTGGCCCATATGGCACGGATTAAACCGCAAACGGCCAGCTTTCATCTCAAAAAAATGCTGGATGCTCAAGTGGTGTCAGCAGAAAAACAGGGAAGGCACCGGTATTATGGCATCATGAATCAAGAGGTTGCCCAAGTGATGGAATCCTTTCTATCCATTGCCCCTGCTGCAGAAATTAAATCTTTTAAACATGCCTCTGAAGATAAAGCGATCCGCTTTGCCAGGACGTGCTATGATCATCTCGCTGGAAATTTAGGAGTGCAAATAACTGAATCACTAAAAAGAAAAGGATTTATTGCTGAAGAAAATGACACATTCAGTGTTACGGAAGATGGAATAGCATTCTTTCACTCTATGCAAATCGACCTGACCTCTTTGAAAAAGAAGCGTCGTTCTTTTTCCCACAAATGTCTCGACTGGAGCGAAAGACGCCATCATCTTGCAGGCGCACTGGGGAATGCCATCCTGGAAAAATTCCTAGAGCGAAATTGGATACAGCGCATCCCCAAAACACGTGCCATCAAAATAACCCCTCAGGGAATGAAGGGCTTCAAGGAAAACTTTGCTATTGATTTGGATAGAAAATAA
- a CDS encoding cytidine deaminase, with translation MNKEQLMESARSMRERAYAPYSKFPVGAALLLKDGTVINGVNVENVSFGATNCAERTAIFTAIANGYKKGDFQAIAVAGDTADFLPPCSICRQVLAEFCLPEMPVYLTNEKKEILELTLKDLLPYAFTDLEM, from the coding sequence ATGAATAAAGAGCAATTGATGGAAAGTGCACGCAGTATGAGGGAAAGAGCTTATGCTCCGTATTCCAAATTTCCGGTTGGAGCCGCTTTATTACTGAAAGACGGCACTGTCATTAATGGAGTGAATGTGGAGAATGTATCGTTTGGTGCGACGAACTGTGCCGAGAGAACAGCTATTTTCACTGCAATTGCGAATGGTTACAAAAAAGGTGATTTCCAGGCTATAGCTGTAGCAGGAGATACGGCAGATTTTCTTCCGCCTTGCAGCATCTGCAGACAAGTTTTAGCCGAATTCTGTTTGCCGGAAATGCCGGTTTATTTAACAAATGAGAAAAAAGAAATATTAGAATTGACATTAAAGGATTTATTGCCGTATGCATTTACGGATTTAGAGATGTAG
- a CDS encoding short-chain dehydrogenase → MPVHEFGIIEDINNSRIGNAYEPVKYDCISVDDEIIDTIYERLLIVKTYFHSLDRPEFGLAFSGITIIPPESLSLFYDVVISLNLYENSLELYELAQKIKEAYEGRKYMIHYGI, encoded by the coding sequence GTGCCTGTCCACGAATTTGGCATAATTGAAGATATAAATAATAGTAGAATTGGAAATGCGTATGAACCGGTAAAATATGATTGTATTTCTGTTGATGATGAAATAATTGATACTATATATGAGAGATTACTTATTGTAAAAACCTATTTTCATTCACTTGACCGCCCAGAGTTTGGATTGGCATTTAGCGGCATCACGATCATTCCGCCAGAATCATTATCATTATTCTATGATGTGGTTATTTCATTGAACTTGTATGAAAACTCCCTTGAACTTTATGAACTAGCACAAAAGATTAAAGAGGCATATGAAGGCAGAAAATATATGATTCATTATGGAATATGA
- a CDS encoding GNAT family N-acetyltransferase → MDWNIRKAALKDVDAITGLRIELLKAVGDVIEGNRAIVFDANRRYFQEKLSKGGYSAWVADVRGTVVAISGLVFFERPPHGENISGLEAYIMNMYTKPEYRGYGLGRSLLNECINNCRSLGVGRIWLHSSQDGYHLYKKMGFIDKDSEMELLL, encoded by the coding sequence ATGGATTGGAATATCAGAAAAGCTGCACTTAAGGATGTTGATGCAATTACTGGATTAAGAATAGAGCTCCTAAAGGCGGTAGGAGACGTTATTGAAGGAAACAGAGCAATAGTATTTGATGCAAACAGGAGATATTTTCAAGAAAAGCTGTCTAAGGGCGGTTATTCTGCTTGGGTAGCTGATGTTAGGGGGACAGTTGTTGCCATAAGCGGCTTAGTGTTTTTTGAAAGACCACCGCATGGGGAAAATATAAGCGGATTAGAAGCATATATAATGAATATGTATACTAAACCGGAATATAGAGGATATGGGCTAGGTCGTTCACTTTTAAACGAATGTATTAATAATTGCAGGAGTTTGGGGGTAGGACGTATTTGGCTGCATTCTTCACAGGATGGCTATCATCTTTATAAGAAAATGGGTTTTATTGATAAGGATTCTGAGATGGAGTTACTATTATGA
- a CDS encoding YhgE/Pip domain-containing protein, giving the protein MWKIYKMDIRSIFTNWVAAVLIGGLTLLPSLYAWFNIEASWDPYSQTDQLPVGIVNEDAGAVVRDKDIHIGDDIVKELKKNDDMDWHFDNRKDAMDKVEYGDYFAVIVIPDNFSQKLGTVIENQPEKAKIEYYVNEKINAIAPKITEKGAGGIVDTVTSNFISTVNGTIFEKFNELGLEIEKDLPDIKRFEEYVFQMEEKLPEIHSLLSSSLSDAENAQKMIDKAQALVPDAKRATGNGLQTINETMKFINEAENRLNAMEPQIQENLEKVQNMAVKVNDFISSVQSSDLNLNQGKEIGNQINEQIAGSLQNIETIETALKQLQESNKEQGTSQNQEQINQALEQIALLKQELQTIQENGQKINAFLSDKQKEADDLITRLQENSAVTAGRIDAFVKEYNENIRPAIKQEVASAKETLSNARNILTEIQSAMPEIEKILANTEGNLGEGEKTLKHIIGEFPYISEKINQLADRIRDIKGETDINEIIELLQNDPEAEKGFFEEPVQLNKNSLFPIQNYGTGMTPFYTVLAIWVGALLLISLLATDVHHHEEFTGKQIYFGKLLTFLSIGFAQTLVVTIGNILILGVDAAEPVWFILFGLISSLVFILIVYTLVSVFGDVGKAMAIVLLVLQIAGAGGTYPTALLPEFFQTIHPFLPFSYAIDLMREAVGGIVWERVYRDLLVLTLFGFIALLIGTFLKEPLSRKTKALMKKSKESGLFH; this is encoded by the coding sequence ATGTGGAAAATTTACAAAATGGATATTAGAAGTATTTTTACTAATTGGGTTGCGGCAGTATTAATCGGAGGCTTGACGTTACTGCCTTCTTTATATGCCTGGTTTAACATCGAGGCTTCTTGGGATCCCTATAGTCAAACGGATCAGCTTCCAGTAGGAATCGTGAATGAAGATGCCGGAGCAGTGGTTCGTGATAAGGACATACATATTGGAGATGACATCGTCAAGGAATTAAAGAAGAACGATGATATGGACTGGCACTTTGATAACCGTAAAGACGCGATGGATAAGGTGGAATACGGCGACTATTTTGCTGTCATTGTGATTCCGGATAATTTCTCCCAGAAGCTGGGAACCGTCATTGAAAACCAGCCCGAAAAAGCGAAAATCGAGTATTATGTGAATGAAAAAATCAATGCCATTGCACCTAAAATCACAGAAAAAGGTGCAGGCGGGATAGTCGATACGGTTACAAGCAATTTCATCTCAACCGTTAACGGCACTATTTTTGAGAAGTTTAATGAATTGGGTCTGGAGATTGAAAAAGACCTTCCGGATATAAAGCGGTTCGAAGAGTATGTTTTTCAAATGGAGGAAAAGCTTCCTGAAATCCATTCCTTATTAAGCAGCTCCCTGTCAGATGCAGAAAATGCCCAAAAAATGATTGATAAGGCACAAGCACTCGTTCCTGATGCCAAACGCGCAACAGGAAACGGTCTGCAGACCATTAATGAAACGATGAAATTTATAAATGAGGCTGAGAATCGCCTGAATGCAATGGAGCCCCAGATTCAGGAGAATCTGGAGAAGGTCCAGAATATGGCGGTAAAGGTGAACGATTTTATCTCCTCGGTTCAATCCTCTGATTTGAACCTGAACCAGGGAAAGGAAATAGGCAATCAAATCAATGAGCAGATAGCAGGTTCGCTTCAGAATATCGAGACTATCGAAACAGCGCTAAAGCAGCTGCAGGAATCCAATAAGGAACAAGGCACAAGCCAAAATCAGGAACAAATCAATCAGGCTCTGGAACAAATAGCCTTATTAAAACAGGAACTGCAGACTATCCAGGAAAACGGACAAAAGATCAATGCCTTTCTTTCAGACAAGCAGAAGGAAGCAGATGATTTAATCACCCGGCTTCAGGAAAATTCAGCTGTAACCGCAGGCAGGATCGACGCATTCGTTAAAGAATATAATGAAAACATCCGGCCAGCCATCAAACAGGAAGTGGCCAGCGCCAAGGAAACATTGAGTAATGCCCGGAATATCCTGACTGAAATACAATCCGCCATGCCTGAGATCGAAAAAATCCTTGCGAATACAGAGGGGAACTTAGGTGAAGGAGAAAAAACGCTTAAGCACATTATCGGAGAGTTTCCATATATAAGCGAAAAGATTAATCAATTAGCCGATCGGATTCGGGACATCAAGGGCGAGACAGACATCAACGAGATCATTGAGCTGCTGCAAAATGATCCCGAAGCAGAGAAGGGTTTCTTCGAGGAACCTGTTCAGCTTAATAAAAACAGCCTATTCCCAATCCAAAATTACGGAACAGGAATGACTCCCTTTTATACCGTACTTGCGATATGGGTAGGTGCCCTTCTATTAATTTCCCTTTTGGCTACAGATGTTCATCATCATGAAGAATTTACGGGAAAACAAATCTATTTCGGCAAACTGCTGACCTTCCTAAGCATTGGATTTGCACAGACCCTCGTAGTGACAATAGGGAATATCTTAATTCTCGGAGTGGATGCAGCTGAACCAGTATGGTTTATCCTGTTTGGACTGATAAGCAGTTTAGTGTTTATATTAATTGTTTATACATTAGTATCTGTATTTGGCGATGTAGGAAAAGCCATGGCGATTGTCTTGCTGGTGCTTCAGATTGCAGGTGCTGGCGGAACCTATCCGACCGCCTTGCTTCCTGAATTTTTCCAAACCATCCACCCCTTCCTGCCCTTCTCTTATGCCATTGATTTAATGAGAGAAGCTGTTGGAGGCATTGTTTGGGAAAGAGTTTACAGAGACCTTCTGGTCCTGACGCTATTCGGTTTCATTGCACTATTAATTGGAACCTTCCTGAAAGAGCCATTAAGCAGAAAAACAAAAGCGCTAATGAAAAAATCAAAGGAATCGGGGTTGTTTCATTAG
- a CDS encoding SRPBCC family protein → MKTTAIEKAIINETTINSPLNLVWLAWTISDRVSEWFAPEAKVEAKEGGAYELYFIPGNSTGMNTKGCKITKLITENELEFTWKGPDQFEDLMNNEDELTTVHVSFQAIHENSSKVIVEHRGFKNHEDWIEAINWHQMAWSGVLDSLKSALEKGEGNLCCQP, encoded by the coding sequence TTGAAAACCACTGCAATTGAGAAAGCCATTATTAATGAGACAACAATCAATTCACCACTCAATCTGGTATGGCTCGCTTGGACAATCTCTGATAGGGTATCTGAATGGTTTGCACCTGAAGCGAAAGTAGAAGCTAAGGAAGGCGGAGCTTATGAGCTTTATTTTATTCCCGGAAATAGTACGGGCATGAATACGAAGGGATGTAAAATTACTAAGCTTATTACTGAAAATGAGCTTGAGTTCACATGGAAAGGCCCAGACCAATTTGAGGATTTAATGAATAATGAGGATGAATTAACAACTGTTCATGTAAGTTTCCAGGCAATCCATGAAAATTCATCAAAGGTGATTGTTGAACATAGAGGATTTAAGAATCATGAAGATTGGATTGAAGCAATAAACTGGCATCAAATGGCCTGGTCAGGTGTACTGGACAGTTTAAAATCAGCTCTTGAAAAGGGCGAAGGAAACCTCTGCTGCCAGCCTTGA
- a CDS encoding cyclic-phosphate processing receiver domain-containing protein, with the protein MEKISVFLDDYRKAPDGHVLVETIDECIHLLQTFEIDHLSLDHDLVSKSRNGLMLVHLMVQKQLFADRITVHSANSAGGKAMYHYLKQAQQDFEMPTDIKVILRPLPLNFIPPNHLQK; encoded by the coding sequence TTGGAGAAAATAAGCGTATTCCTGGATGATTATCGGAAAGCGCCTGATGGTCATGTATTAGTTGAGACCATTGATGAGTGTATCCATTTGCTTCAGACCTTTGAAATTGACCACTTGTCTTTAGACCATGATTTAGTAAGTAAATCGAGAAATGGTCTTATGCTCGTTCATTTAATGGTTCAAAAACAGTTATTTGCGGATCGCATAACTGTTCACTCTGCCAATTCCGCAGGCGGGAAAGCTATGTATCATTATTTAAAACAAGCACAGCAGGATTTTGAAATGCCCACTGATATTAAAGTAATCTTAAGGCCACTGCCCCTAAACTTCATTCCGCCAAATCATCTGCAAAAATAG
- a CDS encoding M20 family metallopeptidase, producing MIHNGLKELIGAYSDELTKLRRKLHREPEVSWEEFKTTQFICEYLDRLGIPFKRTEPTGVIAEIAGGKPGKTVALRGDMDALQVEELNKDLPYASLENGKMHACGHDAHTAMLLIAAKALNEIKEELPGNVRLLFQPAEEVAEGAKMMVEQGAMEGVDNVFGIHIWSQMPTHKVSCTPGPSFASADIFKVTFKGKGGHGAMPHDCIDAAIVASSFVMNVQSVVSRTIDAQQPAVLTIGKMMVGTRFNIIAENAVIEGTVRCFDPETRDHIEKQLENYAEKTASIYGAGAKVEYIRGSQAVINEEYSANLVQKVASEAFGEDFLYNENPTMGAEDFSFYLDKAPGSFALVGSGNPEKDTEWAHHHGKFNIDEDALSTGAELYAQYAWAYLNV from the coding sequence ATGATTCATAATGGGCTAAAAGAATTAATTGGAGCATATAGTGATGAATTAACGAAGCTGCGAAGAAAATTGCATCGTGAACCAGAGGTGTCATGGGAGGAGTTTAAAACCACCCAATTTATTTGTGAGTACCTTGATAGACTGGGCATTCCCTTTAAAAGAACGGAACCAACAGGTGTTATTGCTGAAATAGCAGGCGGGAAGCCCGGAAAGACGGTAGCTTTAAGGGGAGACATGGATGCGCTGCAGGTGGAGGAATTGAATAAGGATCTGCCTTATGCCTCCCTGGAAAATGGAAAAATGCATGCATGCGGACATGATGCCCATACCGCGATGCTGCTGATTGCCGCCAAGGCATTAAATGAGATAAAAGAAGAATTGCCGGGGAATGTCCGCCTGCTGTTCCAGCCAGCCGAAGAAGTAGCGGAAGGGGCGAAGATGATGGTGGAACAGGGAGCGATGGAAGGTGTGGACAATGTCTTTGGCATCCACATCTGGTCGCAAATGCCGACGCATAAAGTGTCCTGTACACCTGGGCCATCCTTCGCATCAGCTGATATATTCAAGGTGACATTCAAAGGAAAAGGCGGGCACGGGGCGATGCCGCATGACTGCATTGATGCTGCTATAGTGGCCTCATCCTTTGTCATGAATGTCCAGAGTGTTGTGTCCAGAACCATTGATGCCCAGCAGCCTGCCGTACTCACCATTGGAAAAATGATGGTGGGCACAAGGTTTAACATCATCGCTGAAAATGCAGTCATCGAGGGAACAGTCCGCTGCTTCGATCCTGAAACAAGGGATCATATTGAAAAACAGCTTGAGAATTATGCTGAGAAGACGGCATCGATCTATGGTGCTGGTGCAAAAGTGGAATACATTCGGGGTTCCCAAGCGGTAATTAATGAGGAATACAGTGCAAACCTTGTGCAAAAAGTTGCTTCTGAAGCTTTCGGGGAAGATTTTCTATATAATGAAAATCCAACAATGGGGGCGGAGGATTTCAGTTTTTACCTGGACAAAGCACCTGGCAGCTTCGCCCTAGTCGGCAGCGGCAATCCAGAGAAAGACACCGAATGGGCTCATCACCACGGCAAATTCAATATTGACGAAGACGCCTTATCGACAGGCGCAGAGCTATATGCACAATATGCCTGGGCATATTTGAACGTATAG